The nucleotide sequence TGCCCACCCTGTCCCTGGCAGATCCCCTTACCTCCACAGAGGCCCTGGCCGAGCGATAGGCCAGATAATCCCCCACATTGCCCTCCACCAGGATCCTGCATTCGGGGCTGGAGGCCTGCATCCCCATTCCTATGTAAGAGGGCAAAAACTCCTGTGAGGAATTGACGAGCTTGAGCTCCCCTCGGCTGAGATAACACCCTGCGTAATCAACACATGGAAACTCCAGAGGACCCCGGGCAGCCTCTGCAGCCATGGTGGCCAGGTAACCCCTTACTATCTTTTGTTTCTCGTTTTCTGGCAAAGCCTCCTGGAAGATCTCCAGGATGGTGCTGATGTCCTTGAGCTGCTTTACCTTTTGTAGCAGCGCCCTCCACCCAGGGTCTTCCACAAAGGCCTGGTCGTCCTGCTCCAGGTAGGGCCTAAGCGCCGGGATACTTAGCAATTTCTGGAAAAGCCCCATGACCCCTCTCCATTGAGCTAAATATTCTGCGGAGCCCAGAAGCTCTTGGAGATCCGCCTTCAAAGAAGAAGATCTTCTCCACCTCCAATGTCCAGAGCCTCTAACCTTTTTCAGGCTTCCTCATATCACAGGGAAAGCACGGAATCAATCCCAGGGGATCAGAGCCCCAGATAAGATTTTCTTGACTTCAAGTGGCGGATACTTGGGCTGCGCCCCCAATTTTCTTCTGCCAGTTCTCAAGCCCAGACTGCACAAAGACGCCATGGGGAAAAAATCACGTTTCATGGAGCATGAATGGATTCAGCTTAGGATTTGGTAAACTTAGCCCTGGCAGACTCATAGGTCTTCCTGAATGCAGCCACCACATCCCTGTCGAACTGGGTGCCTGCCAGCCCCTGGATCTCCTTTAGAGCCTCTTGGGGGGGCATGGCCCTTCGGTACACCCTGTCCGAGGTCATGGCGTCAAAGCCGTCGGCCACTGCCAGGATTCTGGCCGGAAGAGGTATTTCGAGCCCTCTTAGGCCGTCGGGATATCCTTTCCCATCCCAGCGTTCATGGTGGTGTCTGATCACCGAGCGTTCCAGAGGGAGCAAACCCAGGGGTTTCACGATGCGTTCACCGATGATGGGATGGGTCCGAATAACAGAGATTTCCTCCTCGCTGAGTGCTTCTGGCTTCATGAGGATGGAGTCCCGGATACCTATCTTGCCGATGTCGTGCACGTATCCGGCAAAACGAAGCATGTCCAGATCCTCCCTTTCAAGCCCCATGCTCCTGGCTATGCTGACAGCCCACTGGGTGACTCTCTGGGAATGGTCCCTGGTATAGGGATCCCTGGCCTCTATGGTTGAAACCAGGGACACCAGGGTGTCTGTCAGTGTGGCATAGAGGCTTTCATGGAGGGCCTGGTTCTCCAGTGCCAGGGCAGCCTTTCGCGCCAGGGCGCTGAGCAAGGTGAGGTCTTCCCTGCAAAAACCCCTTGCTGAGATCTTGTCTTTAACGTTTAGCACGCCAAAGAGCTCTCCGGCCATGCTGAGGGGAACCGAGATAAAGGAAGCACCCCTGGAGCCTTGCAGCCTCTGGAAGTCAATTTGCTTCTTACCTCTCATGATCAGAGGCCTTCCTTCCATGGCCGCCTTGGCAACAGGGCTCTCTCCCAGAGGAACTGTGAGCCTCTCTTGCACCTCTTTTCCCATGCCCACGGCCGCCTTGGTCACCAGGCACTTTGTTTCTTCATCCAGGAGCATCAGGGAGGCTCCTGTGGCCTCTGTGACCTCTGCGGCCATGTCCACTATCTTCTGAAACAGGTCTTGGCCTTCCCACTGGCCTGGCTGCATGGACTCACTTATGGCATAGAGCTTGGAGAGTTCTTCCAGCTTTCTTTGGAGCTGCCCGTTTAGCTTTTTTATTTCCCTTTTCTGGGCCAGCTCCTTGCTGAGGAGGGAATTTTGCACCAGGAGAGTTCTTTCCTTTACTGCACGGTGCAAGGGAAGCTCCACCTGCTGGAGCCTGAAGGGTTTCACTATGAAATCCGAGGCGCCTCTTTTCATGGCATCCACGGCGGTCTCTATGGTGGGATATCCTGTCATGACCAGCACGGGTACTGTGGTCCACTTCTCTTTGACCCTCTCTAAGAGCTCCATACCGTCCATTATTGGCATGTGGATGTCCGTGAGAAGCACATCCACCACCTGGTTCTCAAGAACCCTTAAGGCCTCCTGACCATGGGAAGCCTCCTTTACATCTCCCACTCCCAAACGTACCAGCATGGCCTTGAGGGTCTCGCGGGTCAAAACATCGTCATCCACTATGAGCATCCTGAACTCATGGAGACTGCCATGGGCATTCTTGCCAAAGGATCCTGCACATGGATCCATCTTCAGGGCCGCATCCAAGCTCACTTCTCCTCCAATGCCTTTTCTATGAGTCGGCGCCTGATCTGGGTACACACCCTGCGCTCTATGAGCCTGCGAGTGCCTGGGTTGGATAGGCTGTCCAGTATTTGGGCCAAGGGGACCTCCTGCTCCAGATCCGTAAGTCTGGAGCTCTCTGCCTTGAGGCTGAAGCTCCTAAGTAGTTTTCGGGGCCTGTTCATCATATAAAGAAGCCTTTGGGAGCTTTTCCAGGCCTGTTTTTTCTTGCAAGGAACATGCCCCGGATGAGGCCCAGGCTAGAGCAAGGACTCCTGAAGAAATCTCTTATACTGGGCCGAAAAAACTCTTCCCAAAAGGGATCTGGGTTGGGAGCCATGGAAGAATAATCGTCAAGACCTTGACGATATCTTTCTGCTTTCGTCAGAAATTCCTCTATTTTTCAAGCCCAGGCCCAGCCTTCGCATCTTTTCCACCAAGGTGGTGCGTTGGATACCCAAGAGGCTGGCTGCCTTGTTTTTAACGCCCCCTGCACGCTCCAATGCCTGAAGGATAAAGCTTCGCTCGGCATCTCTTATCCAGGCTGGCAGATCCATGCCTTCCTCGGGCAAAACAGGACCTGTGTGGGTCTTTTTCCCACGGGCATCTACATAAGGAGGCGGCAGATGAGAGGCCTCCACCATGCCTTCGCCTTGGAGGATGACCATTCTCTCCACCAAGTGTTCCAACTCCCTGACATTTCCTGGCCAGGAATAGTTCATAAGGATTTCCACTGCCACCTGGCTGAAGCCTGCCAGTCTCTTGGCCCTGGCAACATTGAACCGTTGCACGAAGTGCTGGATCAAAAGGGGAATGTCTGATTTACGCTCCCTGAGGGGAGGCACCCTGATGGGAATCACATTGAGGCGGTAATAGAGATCCTCTCTGAATCGGCCTTCCTTGATGGCCTCCTCCAGGTTTCTGTGTGTGGCTGCTATTATCCTTACATCCACCCTGATGGGACTGCCTCCCCCCAGGCGTTCTATCTCGTGTTCCTGCAAGACCCTCAGGAGTTTGGCTTGAAGCTGGGGGCTCATATCGCCGATCTCATCCAAGAACACCGTGCCTCCCTGGGCTGACTCGAACTTGCCTATACGGGTCCTGACAGCTCCGGTAAAGGCCCCCTGTTCATGGCCGAAAAGCTCGCTTTCCAGAAGGTCTTGGGGGATGGCGCTGCAGTTTACCACCACCAGAGGCCTATCCCTCCTGTGGCTGTTATAATGCAGGGCCCTGGCCACGAGTTCCTTGCCTGTGCCACTTTCTCCATAAATGAGCACAGTGCTGTCGGTGTCGGCTACCTTCTCCACCATTCTCTGGACAGATTGCATGGCCTGGCTGTGGCCGATGAGGTTTTCAAAGCGGTACTTGTCCCTGAGTTGCTGCCGAAGCTGCAGATTCTCCCTTCTGAGCTGACCGAAACCAAGGGCCTTTTTGAGCACAATCCTGATCTCTTCCAAATGAAGGGGCTTGGTGATGTAGTCGAATGCACCCAGCCTCATGGCCCTCACCGCTGACTCTATGGAGCCATGCCCGGTCAATACCACGGCCACAGGCGGCATGGGCATGCGGCCCAGGCTCTCCAGCAACTCCAGGCCGTCGATTCCTGGAAGCACCAGATCAGTAAGAAGTACGTCCAGATCCCCTTTTTCTATGATAGCCAGGGCATCGGGGCCCGTGGCAGCGGTGATGACCTCAAGGCCCATGCGCTGCAGGAATTCCCTGAGCAGCTCCAGTACCCTTCGGTCATCATCCACCACCAGGACTTTTTTCTTCTCGCCCATCACTCCTCTAGGAAACCTTTGTGCCGGAAGGGACATCTCCGTGTACGGTGAGGATCCTGGGGCCCGCCTCCCCCACTGCCGCAAGGAGCATGCCCTGGGAGACCTGCCCGAAGATGCGCGCGGGTTTCAGGTTGGCCACAACCACCACCATCTTGCCCCTTATTTCTTCAGGGGAATAATTGGAGGCAATGCCGGCCACCAAGACCCTTGTCTGACCTGCCATGTCCACAACCAGTTTGAGCAGCTTCTCCGAGCC is from bacterium and encodes:
- a CDS encoding HD domain-containing phosphohydrolase, whose protein sequence is MSLDAALKMDPCAGSFGKNAHGSLHEFRMLIVDDDVLTRETLKAMLVRLGVGDVKEASHGQEALRVLENQVVDVLLTDIHMPIMDGMELLERVKEKWTTVPVLVMTGYPTIETAVDAMKRGASDFIVKPFRLQQVELPLHRAVKERTLLVQNSLLSKELAQKREIKKLNGQLQRKLEELSKLYAISESMQPGQWEGQDLFQKIVDMAAEVTEATGASLMLLDEETKCLVTKAAVGMGKEVQERLTVPLGESPVAKAAMEGRPLIMRGKKQIDFQRLQGSRGASFISVPLSMAGELFGVLNVKDKISARGFCREDLTLLSALARKAALALENQALHESLYATLTDTLVSLVSTIEARDPYTRDHSQRVTQWAVSIARSMGLEREDLDMLRFAGYVHDIGKIGIRDSILMKPEALSEEEISVIRTHPIIGERIVKPLGLLPLERSVIRHHHERWDGKGYPDGLRGLEIPLPARILAVADGFDAMTSDRVYRRAMPPQEALKEIQGLAGTQFDRDVVAAFRKTYESARAKFTKS
- a CDS encoding sigma-54 dependent transcriptional regulator, with amino-acid sequence MGEKKKVLVVDDDRRVLELLREFLQRMGLEVITAATGPDALAIIEKGDLDVLLTDLVLPGIDGLELLESLGRMPMPPVAVVLTGHGSIESAVRAMRLGAFDYITKPLHLEEIRIVLKKALGFGQLRRENLQLRQQLRDKYRFENLIGHSQAMQSVQRMVEKVADTDSTVLIYGESGTGKELVARALHYNSHRRDRPLVVVNCSAIPQDLLESELFGHEQGAFTGAVRTRIGKFESAQGGTVFLDEIGDMSPQLQAKLLRVLQEHEIERLGGGSPIRVDVRIIAATHRNLEEAIKEGRFREDLYYRLNVIPIRVPPLRERKSDIPLLIQHFVQRFNVARAKRLAGFSQVAVEILMNYSWPGNVRELEHLVERMVILQGEGMVEASHLPPPYVDARGKKTHTGPVLPEEGMDLPAWIRDAERSFILQALERAGGVKNKAASLLGIQRTTLVEKMRRLGLGLKNRGISDESRKISSRS